The stretch of DNA TCACCATGAGCCCTGAAAAAATCCGGGAAACCCACTGCACGAGCGGGTCGTAATTGTCGTTGTCCAAACCCAGGGAACGCATGCAGCTTTGAACCGCATGATAGAGATGAAAGCCGAGGATCAGGACCGAAGCCACATAAAATGCGAAAAATACCGGCTTCTGAAAGAGCTGCAGAACCATGGTGTACCAATCCACGTAGCCCTTGGCGTCGTAGAGATGCTCGGCAAACTTGAAATGCAGCAGGTGCAGCACAACAAACACGCCCACCAGGCCGCCGGTGTAGGCCATCACCCTGGACGCCAGGGTCGAACCGCCCTTCCCCTTATAACTG from Candidatus Omnitrophota bacterium encodes:
- a CDS encoding succinate dehydrogenase cytochrome b subunit, with the translated sequence MKQIIRVLKSSVGKKYLMAVTGLALCGFLVAHLIGNLFLYKGPGGDAYNAYGHKLESLGPLLKLAELGLLALFLVHIVLAIVVSIENKRARGAGYASYKGKGGSTLASRVMAYTGGLVGVFVVLHLLHFKFAEHLYDAKGYVDWYTMVLQLFQKPVFFAFYVASVLILGFHLYHAVQSCMRSLGLDNDNYDPLVQWVSRIFSGLMVIGFSSIPIWAFFLKG